The following coding sequences lie in one Metallumcola ferriviriculae genomic window:
- a CDS encoding phage tail tube protein: MAIAGKSGKLGLGVSTVVDVSSWSLDLGVDTLDVTALGDDWKKFIAGLKEWSASADGFYSVHTDATGQKALQDAYLNSTEVSLKLYVNATNYYSGNAYISGLSVEDPVDDTVSISFEFQGTGPLTYN; the protein is encoded by the coding sequence ATGGCCATTGCAGGCAAAAGCGGAAAACTGGGGCTGGGTGTAAGTACCGTAGTGGATGTGAGCAGTTGGTCTCTTGATCTGGGTGTTGATACACTTGATGTGACCGCCCTGGGTGATGATTGGAAAAAGTTTATCGCAGGCTTAAAGGAGTGGTCAGCCTCGGCAGATGGGTTTTATTCGGTGCATACCGATGCCACCGGACAGAAAGCACTGCAGGATGCCTATTTAAATAGCACCGAGGTATCACTCAAGCTGTATGTCAATGCAACTAACTACTATTCAGGAAACGCTTATATTTCAGGACTGTCGGTGGAAGACCCGGTGGACGATACGGTGAGCATTTCCTTTGAATTTCAGGGAACTGGTCCACTGACCTACAATTAA
- a CDS encoding phage tail assembly chaperone yields the protein MKPAEFWELTPYELALMFGGHAEEKSERRQELIYLAWHVEAFARQKRLPSLKKVLKDSEIKKKTSSRLSIEQLIKVAKSKGLKVPVKWR from the coding sequence CTGAAACCGGCTGAGTTTTGGGAGTTAACCCCTTATGAGCTTGCGCTAATGTTCGGGGGCCACGCGGAAGAGAAATCAGAACGAAGGCAGGAACTTATATATCTGGCTTGGCATGTGGAAGCATTTGCAAGGCAAAAGAGGTTACCGAGTCTGAAGAAAGTTCTAAAGGACAGCGAAATCAAGAAAAAAACGAGTAGTCGCCTGTCAATAGAGCAGCTAATAAAGGTTGCCAAGAGTAAAGGGCTGAAAGTGCCGGTGAAATGGAGGTGA
- a CDS encoding phage tail tape measure protein — MAVIRSVVVKIGADISELQKSLNSAAKKLDKAGKSLASIGGTLTKGLTLPIAAATTGILKLGMDFDDTFEKIRVGTGATGAALQDLQDDFKAVYASVPAGMEDVSTAIADLNTRTGLAGKPLQELSTQMLNLSRITGEDLSGMISSSSRLFGDWSVAAGDTAGTMDYLFKVAQSTGIGFNDLNAKMVEFGAPLRQMGFDLETSAAMLGKFEKEGVNTELVLGGLRIALGKMAQEGITDTKAALEEVTKRIKEAGSTGEANAIALEMFGTRIGPDMAAAIREGRFELSDLVKTLQTSSETINGAAFETIDFAEQLTIMKNRAAVALEPLGSSLMQAVNSAMPAIEGLIGKLTGLVDWFGNLDNGSQILILSFIGFAAAIGPLLSLVGNLTSGVGAAVNAVKWLADAENIAAIKTTVLSVAQKAAAAAQWLLNAAMSANPIGLVVIALAALVAAIVYLWNTNEDFKKAVIAIWDGIVDGVNKAIDFMVNLFNNVVSFFKDNWQSILLLMVNPFAGAFKYLYENCEQFRTFINNLLAAIGRWFTGIYNGIKSTASSIVSSIQTTFNRVKSWVADFISNGAQWGANLIKNIADGILSGIKWVRNATARVADTVKGYLGFSSPTEKGPGSKADRWMPNMISMLESGIKKGIPDIRSAAMDLAGSISNLGNTNILKEAVPADRTTSRTSSLQIENLLSVERMEMANDLDIYKLSQKIAELLKEQMYLTGVRL; from the coding sequence ATGGCAGTAATTAGAAGTGTTGTGGTGAAAATCGGAGCGGATATTTCAGAGCTACAAAAAAGCTTGAACAGTGCTGCAAAAAAATTGGATAAAGCCGGTAAAAGCCTCGCTTCCATTGGTGGCACCTTAACCAAGGGGCTGACTCTTCCCATCGCCGCCGCTACCACAGGAATTTTAAAGCTGGGGATGGACTTTGATGATACTTTCGAGAAAATTCGAGTCGGAACCGGAGCCACAGGTGCAGCACTTCAGGACCTTCAGGATGATTTCAAGGCAGTTTATGCTTCCGTTCCGGCTGGAATGGAGGATGTGAGCACTGCCATTGCCGATCTTAATACGAGAACCGGGCTTGCAGGCAAACCACTGCAGGAGTTATCCACCCAGATGCTGAACCTCTCTCGCATTACTGGAGAGGATTTATCAGGTATGATATCAAGTTCATCGCGCCTTTTTGGAGACTGGAGTGTGGCGGCCGGTGATACTGCAGGCACCATGGACTATTTGTTTAAGGTTGCCCAAAGCACCGGAATTGGTTTTAATGATCTGAACGCCAAGATGGTGGAGTTTGGAGCGCCACTTCGTCAAATGGGCTTTGACCTAGAGACCTCAGCTGCTATGCTCGGTAAGTTTGAAAAGGAAGGGGTCAACACCGAGCTAGTGCTTGGCGGACTTCGTATAGCACTGGGCAAGATGGCCCAAGAAGGTATTACCGATACCAAGGCGGCTCTTGAAGAGGTTACTAAAAGAATAAAGGAGGCAGGCTCCACCGGTGAAGCCAATGCCATCGCCCTTGAAATGTTCGGTACTCGCATAGGCCCCGATATGGCTGCTGCCATTAGGGAAGGCAGGTTTGAACTGTCAGATCTAGTGAAAACCTTACAAACGAGCAGTGAAACTATCAACGGAGCCGCTTTTGAAACCATAGATTTTGCTGAGCAGCTGACCATAATGAAAAACAGGGCTGCTGTTGCATTAGAGCCACTCGGTTCATCTTTGATGCAGGCGGTCAATTCGGCCATGCCTGCCATCGAGGGCCTTATTGGAAAGCTGACTGGTTTAGTCGATTGGTTTGGAAACCTTGACAACGGCTCGCAGATACTGATTCTTTCCTTCATCGGTTTTGCCGCAGCAATAGGTCCTCTCCTTTCACTTGTGGGCAATCTCACAAGTGGTGTCGGCGCTGCAGTGAATGCTGTGAAGTGGCTTGCCGATGCGGAAAATATCGCAGCAATAAAGACAACCGTTTTGTCTGTGGCTCAAAAGGCAGCGGCAGCAGCTCAGTGGCTACTTAATGCGGCCATGTCAGCCAATCCCATAGGTCTTGTTGTTATCGCCCTGGCCGCATTGGTGGCAGCAATCGTCTATCTATGGAATACCAATGAAGACTTTAAAAAGGCGGTTATCGCTATCTGGGATGGAATTGTTGATGGAGTTAATAAGGCTATTGATTTTATGGTCAATCTGTTTAACAACGTGGTTAGTTTCTTTAAAGATAATTGGCAGAGCATCTTGCTCTTGATGGTTAATCCCTTTGCCGGAGCATTTAAGTATCTTTATGAGAATTGCGAGCAGTTTCGCACCTTTATCAATAATCTATTGGCTGCTATTGGCCGGTGGTTTACCGGGATTTACAACGGCATTAAAAGCACCGCTTCAAGTATCGTCTCAAGCATTCAAACTACATTTAACCGCGTTAAATCATGGGTGGCTGATTTTATCTCTAACGGTGCCCAGTGGGGAGCAAATCTTATAAAGAATATTGCTGATGGCATCTTATCCGGTATTAAATGGGTAAGAAATGCTACTGCAAGGGTAGCAGATACCGTGAAAGGATACCTAGGCTTTTCCTCGCCAACTGAAAAAGGGCCGGGCAGTAAAGCTGATAGATGGATGCCCAATATGATCTCTATGCTGGAAAGTGGCATCAAAAAGGGTATTCCCGATATAAGGTCTGCTGCCATGGACCTAGCAGGAAGTATTTCGAACTTAGGCAATACAAATATTTTAAAAGAGGCGGTTCCTGCGGATAGAACTACCAGCCGGACTTCTAGTTTGCAGATAGAGAACTTACTCTCGGTAGAAAGAATGGAAATGGCTAATGACCTGGATATATATAAATTGAGCCAAAAGATAGCAGAGCTTTTAAAAGAACAAATGTATTTGACTGGGGTGAGGTTATGA